In Juglans regia cultivar Chandler chromosome 13, Walnut 2.0, whole genome shotgun sequence, the DNA window GGTGCAAACGGCGTGCAAACGTGCCTGACATGGAgacacttgatgagagagaccgagctgatgagagagagaaatcgagctgatgagagatgaagaattcattttaaatctaacGTGGCATGGACGACTGCATGCCGGTTGTATCTAAtgactgtatatagaagaactgatttatgaaaagttgaaaaatattactgatcccacgtataaagaagcattaaattgaaaaaaattgtgagtctcacatgtaaaaagattttaagttgagactagtttagtaatttaaaagttaagtGTTTGATGTtagatttaacttaaaattagattaaattgaattgaactcaaataaatttaacaaccaaacagaaCTTAAAGATATATCTCTCTTTTTAGCCTTCCCATTGATAAAAGCATCGATGGTTACATAATACATTACTAGTGTTGAGAGCGGTACCAGTCATGCAAATTAATGTGCAATGATAATAAAAGTATGGAAACAACTAGTTCGTATCACCAAAACAAATAATCCAAGTACGTAGTAGCTAaaaaagggaggaaaaaaagaaagaaattaaagaaaacaaaacacttGGGAATGATGGTAATGCAAGCTTACTACTAGAGCCATGAAAAAGTTACCAATTACTATAAATAAATGAGAACGTACCTGCGGTCTAACACGACGACACACGTACGTGCCGTGTggttaaccttttttttttttttttttttttttttttttttttttttttttttttttttttttttttttttaaagataatatcaTTATATAGATTAGCCGCTCTCATTTAGGTGAAACCCCCAAGGAGTGACTGTCCGATACACCAGTTTTTCAAAGTCTTTAGACCAAACAAAACAACTCACcatctcaaaagaaaagaaatgcagATAATAAGTAATAGTTAGCAGTAATGCCGGGAACAGGATATATTGAAAAGGGACAAATCACAAAAGAGGGAAGTTGAGCCAAGGTCGGTCGGTCTCGGTTCAAGGGCACTTGGGACCTCCTTCCTTGGTCTTCCAGTTGTTGTAGCAAGGGCACACTGCTTTATTCCCATAATAACCCGGGGGCACGCAAAGACACTTTGCGCAGCACTTCTGACAGAAGAACATGCAGGGCTTGTGGTATTGGGTCCTTCCGCACCTCCTCGAGCATTGCGACGGGCATTGGTAGCTCTTGAGACTGCCTGACCCATACTTGCCTCCGTTGTTATAGTGATGACCACCATGCCCATGAGATGCCATGGCCTGTAAACaaaacaagagagaaaaagaaaatgtcaaCAAAACTCCGCATCAGTAAatgtttttcttccttttcaatTTGGGCTTCACTTCAGAATTAAAAGTTCCGAAAGAAAAAACCCACCATTGTTTGAAGAAAGGAGATCGTAATGAGGGCCAAGATCAAAACAGCAACAAACTTAGCCATGGCCATTGTTACAGACTAACCCCTCTCGGTAGACCTACCCACCTCAAAAAAGCACAGAGTACAACAGGACCAAGGAGAAAGAGGCGAGGGGTTGGGTTGTAAAATAGTGGTTGTCCGTGTGGTTAACCTGTCATCCTCGTTCTGGCCTGATCAGTGCACCAACAATATAGTACTAGATCTCTCTGCTAGCTATCCCTTGTCTTAACCTTTAAACAACAGTCTCCCATTTCACTCTCACTCGTCTCTTCCAACTTTGAAGTAAAAGCAACGAAAACCCAAACCGAACCAATCATCAAATAGCCTTCTTCTTTTACTTGCACACCGCCCATTCTCATCCCAAGCCTTCACCACCATGGaacctcatcctcctcctcctgaaAATCAGTCGAACGTCCTAGATTATAACTCCAACGTTGACACGTCCCGTCCCTTCCGCTCCGTCAAAGAAGCAGTCGCTATCTTCGGCCAGCGGCTTCTTGTGGGAGAAATTTACTCTCAAAAGGCGCCTTATCATGTGAACGCTCCAAAGCAAGAAACTTCATGGAAGTTGTTCTCATCAAATCCCATCGAGGATGATCAGAAAGTTGAGGATCATAATGAACAGTACTTGCTTTTAGACTCTCTGAAGAAGCTGGAGGCCCAGCTCGAGGAAAAAAAGGTGGAGCTGAAGTTGCTGAAGGAGAGAGAGTCCGAAACTGAGGTCGCACTGGCTTCGCTAAACGCTGAGCTTCACAAGAATATGTCAAAGTTGGCGGAGGCCGAAGCGGCTGCTAGTGGAAAGGCAATGGCTACGAGAGAGAGGAGTTTTGGGAGAGCAAATAGTGggaaaagagaggaagagaagaagagggatCAGTTGATGTTTAGGATCGAGGCCGCAGACTCGCCAACTTTGGCTCAGATATTAAGCTTTGGAGAGGAAGGATATTTTGGAGGGAGACAgccagagaagaagaagatgaagccTATTATTCCTCTGGTGGGAGATTTATTTTCCAGGAAGAAACGGTCATCTACTACTGCATGCTATGCATAGCACTGATCACTCTGATCtttgtataattaattcatGAGATCATcgatatatatgtatgcatttaatttacttcttttatattatatattgatcttgGCTTGATTAAGATCAATATGTATAAGAACGTTAACGTGGTTTGTTGCTGTACGTTGTTATTTTCTTCTCCAGTTTATGCATGGGAAAATGTATGCAAAcgcagctatatatatataatagctattTATGGCTATTCAATTCATGTCTCAAATTTGTTGTGTTGATGCTTCTCTGTCATTCAAAATGGCAATTAATCAGTTAATTTAACGagattataaataaagaaaagtttAAGTGAATTCGCGTACTAATGTTGAcatgtaaatttttcttttaaataaaaaagttatgttAGCTTCGGTATGCGATTTGATGCGCCAAATCACTTGTAACTAGCAAAgctctataaataaaatatgtgcaTGTTGTTGTATTGAAACACGGATgcattactattatatattaacataatgtCTTTATCTGAATTTGCAAATATCTTCAGTctaaggagtggtttggatttaaagatgggttaagatgggttgagatgggttgagatggtttgtgaatagtagaagaaaagttaaattatttattatattttatgtgaaaatttagaaaaattattttaaaatttgaaaaagttgaattgtttattatattttgtgtgaaaatttaaaaaaaattgtaatgatgagatgaaatgagttggagtgaattgagatgagtaacaaatacaaacgaggcctaactATCcaatctaaaaagaaaaagtgaagatGATTTATTGAAGGCATATGTTCATGCTGATCAATTAGAAGCTTCCAAGGTTACGAGTAAAGCAATTATAACTTGTTAAATTCCAATATTATTAGCTATtggatatttttaattatatttgttgatgttataaattaattgaattaatatGTCAACTACTTGAATGGTGTggatcgattttgaaaaatttaagataaacaacaataaatttcttattatttataagtcggTGAgtaaataaatcacatattgtagagtttaatagaaaattttgaacattaataaatttgtatgcTAATTAATATTCAGGCAAaacaaagtaattttatatatattaaacgtATCAACAAATGaggttagaattttttttttccaacctgCGGCAATAAAAGACACCTTAACTAAAAATAACGAAAAAGATTCCTccgagacagagagagagagaggagagagagggtttgattccagagagagggagagggagagggagagggagagggatcTGTATTCTAGACCTCTGTTTATCTACCGAGAAACtcaggaaaagaaaaggtaataGAAGAAAAAGGCAAAAGAGGATTGGATTAGAAGAAGATGCAAGCCGTAGTGGTGAATACGCCCTTATACTGTAACAGGGCCCAACCAGCCCTAGAGCCTCCCACCTCTTCTCGCCCCTCCAAGGTTCTCTCTCTTCTGTCTCGTCTCTCTCAACATTCACTGTTTATTTCTCTATTATAGAATAGGATTAAATAGGATCAGTTTCTAATCTTACAAGAAATTCTCAGAGCTCCACCTTGTTTGGCACGCATCTTTCTATCGCGAGGGGACATGATTCGGTATGGCGAGATTCATACCGTTCCGTTCCAATTCGTTTCCAATCCCGCTCACGCAGTCCAGGTAACCATAATTTCTCACGGTTAGTATCTGTACgtgttttgttttccttcttttgtgGATTTAACTTGAATGGAAAATTGGAAATTGGTGATTTTGTTGATTGTTTCATTGGGTTTGAGATTTTCTTACTAAGTACGCAttccaaattaaaattttcGGTCTCGATGTACACAAGATTGTTCTAAAGCATGGATTTAATCGTTAACAATACTCCCTTTCAGCTTTTTTCCTTCCAACCTATCAAATCTCAGAAGTTAACTTATTTGCTTTCTGTACAGTTGTGAAGGCTGTTGCTACTACGAATTCAGTTGTGGAATTGCCACTAACTGCAGAAAATGTTGAAAGTGTATTGGATGAAATCCGACCTTATCTAATTGCAGATGGGGGAAATGTGGCATTGCATGAGATTGATGGCAAAGTTGTACGATTGAAGCTACAGGGAGCATGTGGCTCCTGTCCGAGTTCCGTTATGACAATGAAAATGGGCATTGAGCATCGCTTGATGGAAAAGATCCCTGAAATAGTTGCAGTGGAACCGATAGCTGATGAAGAAACTGGTCTTGAGATGAATGAGGAAAATATAGAGACGGTAACTTCTCATTTCCAGTAACTACTCAGTATATTCAACTACTAATATTATAAGCAGACAAAATGATATGTAAGACTTGCGTTCAGTTTTTTGTTTCACCATTTATTTGTACTACTCAttgaagaggaggagagagGATTTGTACATGGAAAGGGATCTGAAAAAGAAGCCATATTTCACTTAACCTGAACAGATAGAAAGAATAAATTGTTAGAAATTGTTTTGAGTTTCGTATGAATTGTACCTAATGGAGGCGACCTCGTGCAAGAGGAGCAATAGATTATTTTGTCTGCTTTGTCCTTAAACTACTAGGGTTTTTGAGGATGATTGTTGCAGTCCAACAAAATCAACAAGTTGTTCGGATTGAGTTACTCAGTGCTCCGAGATGTACTTTAGCATcaaaatctttaactttttctttctccttttaaaGCTAAGATGTACAAAGGTTTCTATGTGCACCACATTGTGTTGACAGTCCATGCTGGAAGATAAGATATCTGCCAATGGATGTAGCCATGTcattaaaaatgatgaattgatCAATTACCTTCCTGGCTGAGCCATGATGTTCCCCTTTAGGTGGCATGCTTTCATTGCTTTGCCCAATTCAGTTTCAGATTTACATTTGATCTATTGGTTGCCTCAAAATATAGCTGGACCAGGGCTGGCCGTAGAAGGGATCCCGTTAATGAAAATGCTCATAAGTACTTACTTATCTCAAGGAATCCTAATTTGAGCTTCACAGGGTGTGTGCATGGTGCTCATTTCAAGATATTGTCTCCCcgccacataaaaaaaaaaatgtgctatTTTTCAGGAGCTTagtatataactataatttaatCCATTGCAGGTACTCGAAGAAATAAGGCCCTATCTAGTTGGGGTAGCAGGTGGATCACTTGAACTCGTGGCAATTGAGGAGCCAATAGTCAAAGTTCGAATAACAGGACCAGCTGCAGGAGTGATGACTGTTCGCGTGGCTGTTACACAGAAACTGCGAGAGAAAATTCCATCCATTGCGGCAGTTCAACTTCTGTAAAATCCTAGTTTGAAAACACACAAATCTTGTTGTGTTCCTTCGATTTTGTCACAATTTGCAAACGAACCGTGTCAATTAAACTCCGTAAAGACTTTGGTAGTTTTatggaacatgtacagtttggTATTTGGTTGGCTGCAAAACTCTTAGCCAATTCTTGTAACCAGAAATCCAAGAGCGAACATCGGAGATCTTATCTTGTGCATGCACCGATCAACTAGTAACCGTTTAGCTAATACTCAAATATTCTCCTTAGTTCATAGGGTCTACaaactgctctctctctctctgtttgatTTGTATTTAGTATCGAGCTTGATAAGCAAAAACAATACTTTTGGTTGATTTATGCATTTCAGATTACAAAAACGATACAGGATTGATGTTCGATATCGAGCTCGAGATGATTGATGAGCAACAAttagttttcaacttttcctCCTCAACAATAAAACAGTATAGTTGCctgaaaaaatatgaagtccctTTCTTGGGACTCATCCCCACCCTAGATCACATTCTTATCAGCTTGACAGAACTCCTTAATGACAATAAAGTTTGATCACTGAATCAGCACCCGCAGTGAATAACCAGGGTTGCCTTGGATGAAATTTACAATCCATTACTCCTGCAATAAAGATGACATAATCAATGACAATGATATCAGTTTCTACACAAAAGCAATTGGAAAATAAATGACAAATATTCAAAGCTCTCACCTCTCCCATTTGAGCTTGTATGTCCTCTAAGAATTTCAAGGGGAACTATAAGAGGATTCTGGTTAAGATCAGAATAAACCATGCCATGAAAAACATATGCAGTGCAATCATCAGAGCATGAAGCAAATAGGGGATATGAGCGATGGAAGGCCACATTGGTAATGTCCTTTGGATGACACCTGAGAAAATTCCAAACACGTCAGAAAAATGAAACACCatatagacaaaaaaaattgttgaaggTGATTGGaatctgtgtatatatatatattgtagcttcaatatttttaatctctAGATTTTGTAATCTAACAATCAATTTGCTCATTAACCATCACATCCTCAAATACCGGATGTTTAGCTTTTATCATTTCAAGAAACCATATAAGTTTTTCAATTGAGGATAGGCACAACATTTTCCACACAGAGATCTTTTATCCATCTATACGATCATCATTATTTTGCCAATTGGTGCTGTGACATACTTTAGAATTCTGTAAGGTTGAGATGAAAGGTCCATGTCAAACCAGCACAATTTTCCCTCTCTGCTCCCCACAATTACATTATCACCTGCGTGGAAAGTGCATCTCAGATATTTTGAAAAGATGACTGAGCATACCAACAAATGAAAAACTaacctaataaaataaactttcatccacacaatacaaaataataatcgagaaatgaaaattgaaaagatacCCCCAGGATGAACAGCAATGGAAGAGACTTCACGCAGTCCAGTTTCAAGCTTTTTGATGAACTTTTGCTGCCACAGATCGTAAACACGAACATTCTTCTTCGTTGAGATGAAAAAGATGGAACGAGTAGGATGGAACACTGCCGAAACTGGAAGTCCATGCAACTTGAAAGGTATTCTTTGAGTATGCTTTTTAGAGAGCTGGTGTATAAGAACAGCTCTCGATTCACGTAATTAACAGGTCAAGAAAATCCAAGGCATGTTCAAGAATAAATCAGGCATTTATCAACCAGCTCATGTCTAAGCAGGAATAATTGCTTAGACATAGTCCCATGCTTAGATGATGCTATGCTGAACACCAAGTAACCCTTACTCAGTCCAGGGTGTATGagttgataaattttaaaagactAAGGGACAACTGAGAAGACCATCATTGACAAATGGGAGTAAATCATGCATGTCAAATAATCAATTAaagtagaaattaaaaaaatgactacgCTAAGGATATCAGCTGGCATTACGGTTGATAGGTAGTCCCCTTTACGGTGCCATTCTACTGAAGAGACAGTCTGCGGCAGGACAACAAAGCAagcaattattattatttttaacaagtaactctacaataaaattttaccacctaaggaaaaagaaagagggcaGAGACGTAATGAGTGGGATGGAAGCGAATTAGTTTTAAAGCAGACGTACCTTAAAATGCCTTAACCTGATCCCTTCATGCTTATCATCTTGAAGCCAACTTACAATAGGTATTTTGTTGCCTAAGCATGCGTAATATATTGTGCAAAGGTCAAAATACATTCATTTATTCTAGGACATTGAAAGTAATAGATATTTTGTACTGACCTGAATCATCTGGTGTTTTAGATGTCTCAACATGGAGAATTTCCTTTATCTTCTTCTGTTCTTCTTCATCACCAAAACCAGTGTTCAAAAGTAGTACATCCTGTCCCCTGAAAAATTCTCAGTAGTTGAACTACACTGAAAAGTAATGTGAATCCCAGCTTCAATTTGTATTCAGTATCCTTTTTTTGGGAGTagaacaggaaaaaaataagaCAAAGTATTGAGCCTTACGCAGAGACAGCTAAAATTGGAAGCTCATGCAATGGATTCCATGCTACACACTTAACTGCTTCACCAATCTCCCAGACTCTAAGACATCTACCAGTTTCAACTTCCCAGATACGCACAGTTCCATCAAGAGAACCTTTGTGAACCATAAGAAGATCATAAGACCCAAATCATATCATTCTTTTGTCCTGTTTCCTGAATGAAATTACAACAAAGAGTAGCATACAAACCTGAAGCAACCCATTGCCCAGAAGCTTCAATAGAAATTGACATGACAGCATCCTTGTGACCATTGTACTCAAGATAACATGTCATGGGGTAAGGCTTAAGATCTTTCCGACTTGGCAGCTTGGGCTTCAAGGACTCAGGATCAATATTAATCTGGAACATTAAAAGGATCAATTTTGATCAATTTGACCAACTATCATGTGATTAGAacatactgatttgaaaatggaTTACAGGACAAATTATGCATCTGTATGTGCTATGAAACTCAACATAAGACTAACGATAAATGAACAAGCAAATCAGTAAAACTTGGCCTCTTCGATCCTCAGCAAGTTTCTGACT includes these proteins:
- the LOC108988850 gene encoding gibberellin-regulated protein 6-like, which gives rise to MAMAKFVAVLILALITISFLQTMAMASHGHGGHHYNNGGKYGSGSLKSYQCPSQCSRRCGRTQYHKPCMFFCQKCCAKCLCVPPGYYGNKAVCPCYNNWKTKEGGPKCP
- the LOC108988874 gene encoding WEB family protein At3g51220-like; translated protein: MEPHPPPPENQSNVLDYNSNVDTSRPFRSVKEAVAIFGQRLLVGEIYSQKAPYHVNAPKQETSWKLFSSNPIEDDQKVEDHNEQYLLLDSLKKLEAQLEEKKVELKLLKERESETEVALASLNAELHKNMSKLAEAEAAASGKAMATRERSFGRANSGKREEEKKRDQLMFRIEAADSPTLAQILSFGEEGYFGGRQPEKKKMKPIIPLVGDLFSRKKRSSTTACYA
- the LOC108988900 gene encoding nifU-like protein 2, chloroplastic — its product is MQAVVVNTPLYCNRAQPALEPPTSSRPSKSSTLFGTHLSIARGHDSVWRDSYRSVPIRFQSRSRSPVVKAVATTNSVVELPLTAENVESVLDEIRPYLIADGGNVALHEIDGKVVRLKLQGACGSCPSSVMTMKMGIEHRLMEKIPEIVAVEPIADEETGLEMNEENIETVLEEIRPYLVGVAGGSLELVAIEEPIVKVRITGPAAGVMTVRVAVTQKLREKIPSIAAVQLL
- the LOC108988899 gene encoding ribosome biogenesis protein BOP1 homolog, whose protein sequence is MKNKEESKRTRNASNPQSEEEPLINEKPSQALQQKQHQQQLASASDSESDSDYEDSSEAGDSGQSLSESEASESGSSGDEGIANSDDNGLDDDHGQEDQSNSSELHQGAEESDSSEDEVAPRNTIGEVPLEWYKDEAHIGYDLGGKKIKKKERQDKLDSFLASADDSKNWLKIYDEYNDEEVEVTRKELRLVRRLLKGKAPHADFDPYAPYVDWFKWDDAKHPLSNAPEPKRRFIPSKWESKKVVKLVRAIRMGLIKFDKPKEEQRFYPLWGDDSSSTEKANHLAYIPAPKPKLPGHEESYNPSLEYIPTQEEINSYQLMYDEDRPKFIPRRYISLRSIPAYDNGVKDIFERCLDLYLCPRVRKKRINIDPESLKPKLPSRKDLKPYPMTCYLEYNGHKDAVMSISIEASGQWVASGSLDGTVRIWEVETGRCLRVWEIGEAVKCVAWNPLHELPILAVSAGQDVLLLNTGFGDEEEQKKIKEILHVETSKTPDDSGNKIPIVSWLQDDKHEGIRLRHFKTVSSVEWHRKGDYLSTVMPAGESRAVLIHQLSKKHTQRIPFKLHGLPVSAVFHPTRSIFFISTKKNVRVYDLWQQKFIKKLETGLREVSSIAVHPGGDNVIVGSREGKLCWFDMDLSSQPYRILKCHPKDITNVAFHRSYPLFASCSDDCTAYVFHGMVYSDLNQNPLIVPLEILRGHTSSNGRGVMDCKFHPRQPWLFTAGADSVIKLYCH